Proteins co-encoded in one Tistrella mobilis genomic window:
- a CDS encoding CopG family ribbon-helix-helix protein has protein sequence MAQNQLALRQQAHRDRQAAAGRGLLHTYVPGELLSELDRLKEREGMPNRSVLVAQALKEFIERRQAEK, from the coding sequence ATGGCACAGAATCAGCTAGCCCTACGACAGCAAGCACATCGTGACCGGCAGGCAGCTGCCGGACGTGGTCTCTTGCATACCTATGTTCCTGGCGAGCTTCTCAGCGAGTTGGATCGTCTGAAGGAGCGAGAGGGAATGCCGAATCGGAGTGTGCTGGTTGCACAAGCGCTGAAGGAATTTATCGAACGCAGGCAGGCTGAAAAGTAA
- a CDS encoding ParA family protein translates to MPVIALANSKGGVGKSTTALVLAQVFAAQGAGVTLLDADPNQPLGAWAARDPERVPALLRVVPDVTEENILDHIDSAAARDPFVIVDLEGTANMAVSYAIGRADLVLIPMRGSQLDADQGARVIKVIARQAQAFRRTIPYAVLFTCTSVLRGRDFRHIAASLQDAGIPILPAEMVERAAFRAIMQIGGTIYDLGPGDVANPEAAIENAEAVAAAVVDYLKGHVKGDGA, encoded by the coding sequence ATGCCCGTCATCGCGCTCGCCAACAGCAAAGGCGGGGTGGGGAAGTCGACCACCGCCCTGGTCCTTGCGCAGGTGTTTGCGGCCCAGGGCGCCGGGGTGACGCTGCTCGATGCCGACCCGAACCAGCCGCTTGGGGCCTGGGCGGCACGGGATCCCGAGCGGGTGCCGGCCCTGCTCCGGGTGGTGCCTGATGTGACGGAAGAAAACATCCTCGATCACATCGACAGTGCCGCGGCCCGTGATCCCTTCGTGATCGTGGATCTGGAGGGCACGGCCAATATGGCGGTGTCCTATGCGATCGGCCGGGCGGACCTGGTGCTGATCCCCATGCGCGGATCCCAACTGGATGCGGATCAGGGGGCGCGGGTCATCAAGGTGATCGCCCGCCAGGCTCAGGCCTTCCGCAGGACGATCCCCTATGCGGTCCTCTTCACCTGCACGAGCGTCCTCAGGGGACGGGACTTCCGCCATATTGCGGCCAGTCTTCAGGATGCCGGCATCCCCATTCTGCCGGCGGAGATGGTCGAGCGTGCGGCTTTCCGGGCGATCATGCAGATCGGAGGCACCATCTATGACCTCGGCCCGGGCGACGTCGCCAATCCCGAAGCGGCGATCGAGAATGCGGAAGCCGTCGCGGCGGCTGTGGTGGACTATTTGAAGGGACATGTGAAGGGAGATGGGGCATGA